Proteins from one Mesoplodon densirostris isolate mMesDen1 chromosome 1, mMesDen1 primary haplotype, whole genome shotgun sequence genomic window:
- the LOC132478646 gene encoding LOW QUALITY PROTEIN: elongation factor 1-alpha 1-like (The sequence of the model RefSeq protein was modified relative to this genomic sequence to represent the inferred CDS: substituted 1 base at 1 genomic stop codon), which translates to MGKEKTHNNIIVIGHVDSGKSTTTGHLIYQCGGIKKRTTEKFEKEAAEMGKGSFKYAWVLDKLKAEXQHGITIDISLWKFESSKYYVTITDAPGHRDFIKNMITGTSQADCVVLIFAAGVGEFEAGISKNGQIHEHALLAYTLGVKQLIVAVNKMDSTEPPYSQKRYEETVKEVSTYIKKIGYNPETVTFVPISGWNGDNMLEPSANLPWFKGWRVTPKDGNASGTTLLEALDCILPPPRPTDKPLHLPLQDVYKIGGIGTVPVGRVETGVLKPGMVVTFAPVNVTTEVKSVEMHHEALSEALLGDNVSFHVKNVFVKDVHRGNAAGDSKNDPPMEAPGFTVQVIILNHPGQSSAGYAPVLDCHTAHIACKFAELKEKIDCRSGKKLEDGPKFLKSGDAVIVDMVPGKPIFVESFSDYPPLGHFAVRDMRQMVTVGDIKAVDKKAAGAGKVTKSAQKAQKAK; encoded by the coding sequence ATGGGGAAGGAGAAGACCCACAACAACATCATTGTCATTGGACACGTAGATTCGGGGAAGTCTACCACTACTGGCCATCTGATCTACCAATGTGGTGGGATCAAAAAGAGAACCACTGAAAAGTTCGAGAAGGAGGCTGCCGAGATGGGAAAGGGCTCCTTCAAGTATGCCTGGGTCTTGGACAAACTGAAAGCTGAATGACAGCATGGTATCACCATTGATATCTCCCTATGGAAATTCGAGAGCAGCAAGTACTATGTGACCATCACTGATGCCCCAGGACACAGAGACTTCATCAAAAACATGATTACAGGCACATCCCAGGCTGATTGTGTTGTCCTGATTTTTGCTGCTGGTGTTGGTGAATTTGAAGCAGGTATTTCCAAGAATGGGCAGATCCATGAGCATGCCCTTCTGGCCTACACTCTGGGTGTGAAACAACTAATTGTTGCAGTTAACAAAATGGATTCCACTGAGCCACCCTACAGCCAGAAGAGATATGAGGAAACTGTTAAGGAAGTCAGCACCTACATTAAGAAAATTGGCTACAACCCCGAGACAGTAACATTTGTGCCAATTTCTGGCTGGAATGGTGACAACATGCTGGAGCCAAGTGCTAACTTGCCGTGGTTCAAAGGATGGAGAGTCACCCCTAAAGATGGTAATGCCAGTGGAACCACACTGCTTGAAGCACTGGATTGCATCCTGCCACCACCACGCCCAACTGACAAGCCCTTGCATTTGCCCCTCCAGGATGTCTACAAAATTGGTGGCATTGGCACTGTCCCTGTGGGTCGAGTGGAGACTGGTGTTCTCAAACCTGGCATGGTGGTCACCTTTGCTCCAGTCAACGTGACAACTGAAGTGAAGTCTGTTGAAATGCACCATGAAGCTTTGAGTGAAGCCCTTCTTGGGGACAATGTGAGCTTCCATGTCAAGAACGTGTTTGTCAAAGATGTTCATCGTGGCAATGCGGCTGGTGACAGCAAAAATGACCCACCGATGGAAGCACCTGGCTTCACAGTTCAGGTGATTATCTTGAACCATCCAGGCCAAAGCAGTGCTGGATATGCACCTGTGCTGGATTGTCACACAGCTCACATTGCTTGCAAGTTTGCTGAGCTGAAGGAGAAGATTGATTGTCGTTCTGGGAAGAAGCTGGAAGATGGCCCCAAATTCTTGAAATCTGGTGATGCTGTCATTGTTGATATGGTTCCTGGCAAACCCATTTTTGTTGAGAGCTTCTCTGACTATCCTCCTCTGGGCCATTTTGCTGTTCGTGACATGAGACAGATGGTCACTGTGGGTGACATCAAAGCAGTGGACAAGAAGGCAGCTGGAGCTGGCAAGGTCACCAAGTCTGCCCAGAAAGCTCAGAAGGCTAAATGA